The genomic stretch GCTTGGTTTATCAGTTGGCGCAAAGGTTGAGAGTGGTGAACATGCTGAAATAAAAATCGGTAATGCACTGCCATTAGCAAATATCCCGATTGGTACCGAGATACATAATATAGAGTTGATTCCCGGACTTGGCGGCAAACTTGTCCGTTCTGCTGGTGGTGTTGCACAGATTATGGCAAAAGAAGGTGAGTTTGCTAATATAAAAATGTCGTCCGGCGAAATAAGAATGATTCCATTAAAATGTTACGCTACTATCGGGCAGGTTGGTAATTTAGACCATGAAAATATCTCTATTGGTAATGCAGGCAGAAGCAGACATCTTGGTATTCGCCCGACGGTTCGTGGTACCGCAATGAACCCAGTTGACCATCCACACGGCGGCGGCAGAGGCAAATCTAAAGGACATAATCATCCGCAATCACCTTGGGGACAACCTGCAAAAGGATTCAAAACCAGAGACAAAAATAAATGGACTGATATGTATATTATAAATAGAAGACCGAAAGGAATGAGGTAGAGGAGGCAGGAAAAAGGTATAAATTAAAATTACGACAGAATATTTTAACCTTTAACCTTAAACCTTTAACCTGCCTTTATCCTGATGTTACTATGTCAAGGTCAACCAAAAAA from Elusimicrobiota bacterium encodes the following:
- the rplB gene encoding 50S ribosomal protein L2; this encodes MKTYIPYTPSRRFITTDDFSDITKTTPEKSLLRPLKKASGRNNTGSITVRHRGGGHKRMYRIVDFKRDKRNVNAEVIAIEYDPNRSSRLALVKYPDGEKRYIICPLGLSVGAKVESGEHAEIKIGNALPLANIPIGTEIHNIELIPGLGGKLVRSAGGVAQIMAKEGEFANIKMSSGEIRMIPLKCYATIGQVGNLDHENISIGNAGRSRHLGIRPTVRGTAMNPVDHPHGGGRGKSKGHNHPQSPWGQPAKGFKTRDKNKWTDMYIINRRPKGMR